One window from the genome of Microbulbifer sp. ALW1 encodes:
- a CDS encoding PhoX family phosphatase, with protein sequence MTDCKNTQEQSPDQPSKQQEQSINLQRRALFKAVGGAAAVVSGSALLPGCSEPKSRQAGDDLGFTEIPHRLDFEHHLPDGYHADLLLRWGDPLDAFAGKFVPDRLDATEQARRFGYNNDFIAFMPLAPDAGPGEGDRHSLSRNSERGLLCVNHEYTQPHLMFSGYTEDSANRGTSHQHIAVEQQACGHSIVEIEKTPNGWLPVTGSPYNRRLSLTTAMDIVGPAAGDQRLQTGADHSGTRVFGTVGNCAGGKTPWGTVLIAEEGFGGAFQGDPDNVADEVEARNHHAFGISTDNRNWGDYDRRFDISVEPNEPNRFGWMVEYDPYDPDSVPRKLTTLGRFEHEGFTLVTKPGQPVVAYGGDDDEHQFVYRFVSSGIYRPGDSAHNRQLLTEGTLYAAKFNEDGQGEWLPLRFGHGPLTEEQGFRNQADVLIDCRRSAKLLGATPMDRPEDVETNPVNDCTYVMLTKNKKRKEGDEHAANPRARNTAGHVLEIVPPGRTGERDHASDSFHWNTFLLGGNPNAENPAERGAYGQQHPGNISVNGWFANPDNVAFDQRGNMWIATDGCESFGFHDGLWAMATEGELRAAPKHFFGCPEGAEICGPEFTPDGKTLFVSVQHPADGDFSTFDKPMHRWPDNDPDLPPRPSVLAIRRKDGGLVGS encoded by the coding sequence ATGACAGATTGCAAAAACACCCAGGAACAATCCCCGGATCAACCCTCAAAGCAACAGGAGCAAAGCATTAACCTGCAGCGCCGAGCCCTGTTCAAAGCGGTGGGCGGCGCCGCCGCAGTGGTCAGTGGTTCAGCGCTGCTGCCCGGCTGCAGCGAGCCCAAATCGCGGCAAGCGGGTGACGACCTCGGCTTCACGGAGATTCCCCACAGGCTCGACTTCGAGCATCATCTGCCCGACGGTTACCACGCCGATTTACTGTTGCGCTGGGGCGACCCCCTGGATGCGTTCGCCGGCAAGTTTGTGCCGGACAGACTCGACGCCACCGAGCAGGCCCGTCGTTTCGGTTACAACAACGATTTCATCGCGTTTATGCCACTGGCCCCGGATGCGGGTCCCGGAGAGGGCGACAGGCACAGCCTGAGCCGCAACAGCGAACGCGGCCTACTGTGTGTAAATCACGAATACACCCAGCCTCACCTGATGTTTTCCGGCTACACCGAAGACAGTGCCAATCGCGGTACCAGCCACCAGCACATCGCGGTGGAGCAGCAGGCCTGCGGGCACAGCATTGTGGAAATTGAAAAAACCCCGAATGGCTGGCTCCCGGTCACCGGCAGCCCTTACAACCGCCGTCTCTCCCTGACCACCGCAATGGATATCGTCGGCCCCGCCGCCGGTGACCAGCGCCTGCAAACCGGCGCCGATCACAGTGGCACCCGGGTTTTCGGCACCGTTGGCAATTGCGCTGGCGGCAAGACACCCTGGGGAACTGTGCTGATTGCGGAGGAAGGGTTTGGCGGCGCTTTCCAGGGAGATCCGGACAATGTGGCGGACGAGGTGGAAGCCCGTAACCACCACGCCTTTGGCATATCCACCGACAACCGCAACTGGGGAGATTACGATCGCCGCTTCGATATTTCCGTGGAGCCCAACGAGCCCAACCGCTTCGGCTGGATGGTGGAGTACGATCCTTACGACCCGGATTCGGTGCCCCGCAAACTCACCACCCTGGGACGCTTCGAGCATGAGGGCTTTACCCTGGTCACCAAGCCCGGTCAGCCAGTGGTGGCCTATGGCGGTGACGACGACGAACACCAGTTTGTGTACCGCTTTGTGTCATCCGGCATCTATCGCCCCGGCGACAGTGCACACAACCGGCAATTGCTCACCGAAGGCACTTTGTACGCAGCAAAATTCAACGAAGACGGCCAGGGTGAATGGCTGCCACTGCGATTCGGTCACGGCCCCTTGACGGAAGAACAGGGTTTTCGCAATCAGGCGGACGTACTGATCGATTGCCGGCGCTCTGCCAAACTGCTGGGCGCAACGCCAATGGACAGGCCGGAGGATGTGGAAACCAATCCGGTGAACGATTGCACTTATGTGATGTTGACCAAGAATAAAAAACGCAAGGAAGGCGACGAGCATGCGGCCAATCCACGCGCGCGCAATACCGCAGGTCATGTGCTTGAAATAGTGCCGCCGGGAAGAACCGGCGAGCGGGACCACGCCAGCGACAGCTTCCACTGGAATACCTTTTTGCTGGGCGGCAACCCGAACGCAGAGAACCCGGCGGAGCGCGGCGCTTACGGCCAGCAGCACCCGGGGAACATCTCTGTCAACGGGTGGTTTGCAAACCCGGACAATGTGGCGTTTGATCAGCGCGGCAATATGTGGATTGCCACCGACGGCTGCGAGAGTTTCGGTTTCCACGATGGGCTCTGGGCAATGGCAACCGAAGGCGAGTTGCGCGCGGCACCGAAGCATTTCTTTGGCTGCCCTGAGGGCGCGGAGATTTGCGGGCCCGAATTTACCCCCGACGGCAAGACCCTGTTTGTCTCGGTCCAGCACCCGGCAGACGGTGATTTTTCCACCTTCGACAAACCGATGCACCGCTGGCCGGACAATGACCCCGACTTACCACCACGACCTTCCGTGCTGGCCATTCGCCGCAAAGACGGCGGACTGGTGGGCAGCTAA
- a CDS encoding sulfite oxidase heme-binding subunit YedZ, translated as MLQLAVHIGALLPLLWLVVAINQGRLGGDPVKELIHYLGMGSIRLLLLTLLVSPLAKSLQFGQLNRLRRPLGLWCFTWASLHFCTWLALDLGLDWSLIGGELVKRTYILLGFSAWLILLAQAITSIPALLRKMGKSWKKLHGLLYVVVLLACWHFWWSVKSGWIEPAIYFAIAVCLLVWRRAAVARWARSFKG; from the coding sequence GTGTTGCAGCTGGCGGTGCACATCGGTGCCCTGCTGCCATTACTGTGGTTGGTTGTGGCCATTAACCAGGGTCGTCTCGGTGGCGATCCGGTCAAGGAGCTGATTCACTACCTGGGGATGGGCAGTATTCGTTTGTTACTACTGACGCTCTTGGTATCCCCGCTGGCGAAATCACTCCAATTTGGGCAATTGAACCGCCTGCGCAGACCCCTCGGGCTCTGGTGTTTTACCTGGGCGAGCCTGCATTTCTGCACCTGGCTGGCGCTGGACCTTGGCCTCGACTGGTCGTTGATTGGTGGTGAGCTGGTCAAACGCACCTATATTCTTCTGGGCTTTTCTGCCTGGCTTATTCTGTTGGCACAGGCGATTACCTCGATTCCCGCACTGCTCAGAAAAATGGGAAAAAGCTGGAAGAAGCTCCACGGACTTCTGTACGTCGTGGTCTTGCTCGCATGCTGGCATTTCTGGTGGTCGGTGAAGAGCGGTTGGATAGAGCCGGCGATTTATTTTGCGATAGCGGTTTGCTTACTGGTTTGGCGGCGAGCGGCCGTCGCGCGTTGGGCCAGATCGTTCAAGGGTTAA
- the msrP gene encoding protein-methionine-sulfoxide reductase catalytic subunit MsrP, whose product MLIKSRTRSALTEAEATPESSYVSRRTLIKGLGAGLASLAVSSSTWGLDLFGGDNGKEAPRKPLEFSPQKRVPDLMLTPETKVINHNNFYEFGTGKTDPAKNSQGLKIEPWTLTVEGEVAKPATVDVWKLMADIGLEERIYRMRCVEAWSMVIPWVGFELGKFLKRFEPTSRAKYVAFETLYDPEQMPGQRNRYVGGGVDYPYVEGLRMDEAMHPLTILSVGLYGKTLPPQNGAPIRLVVPWKYGFKGIKSIVKIKLVEQMPPTSWNRLAANEYGFYANVNPAVDHPRWSQASERFIGPGGLFAVKRQPTLPFNGYGEEVASLYRNMDLRKFY is encoded by the coding sequence GTGTTGATCAAATCACGTACGCGCAGCGCTTTGACCGAAGCAGAGGCTACTCCCGAGTCGTCCTATGTCTCCCGGCGCACGTTGATAAAAGGTCTGGGGGCCGGCCTCGCCAGTCTGGCGGTTTCCAGTAGTACCTGGGGCCTGGATCTATTCGGTGGCGATAATGGCAAGGAGGCTCCGCGCAAACCGTTGGAATTTTCGCCGCAAAAGCGGGTCCCTGATCTGATGCTGACGCCGGAAACCAAGGTGATCAACCACAACAATTTCTACGAATTCGGCACGGGTAAAACCGACCCGGCGAAAAACAGCCAGGGGCTCAAAATCGAACCCTGGACCCTGACCGTAGAAGGGGAGGTTGCCAAGCCGGCCACGGTCGATGTGTGGAAACTGATGGCAGACATCGGTCTGGAAGAGCGTATTTACCGCATGCGCTGTGTCGAGGCCTGGTCCATGGTCATCCCCTGGGTGGGGTTTGAACTCGGCAAATTCCTCAAACGCTTCGAGCCTACCAGTCGCGCTAAGTATGTCGCGTTTGAAACCCTTTACGATCCGGAGCAGATGCCGGGCCAGCGCAACCGCTATGTGGGCGGCGGTGTGGATTACCCCTATGTGGAAGGCCTGCGCATGGATGAGGCCATGCACCCGCTCACCATTCTCTCGGTCGGCCTTTATGGTAAAACCCTGCCGCCACAAAATGGCGCCCCCATTCGATTGGTGGTGCCATGGAAATATGGCTTCAAGGGCATCAAGTCCATCGTCAAAATCAAGTTGGTGGAACAAATGCCGCCCACCAGCTGGAACAGGCTCGCTGCCAACGAATACGGTTTCTATGCCAATGTGAATCCCGCGGTTGACCACCCGCGCTGGTCCCAGGCCAGTGAGCGTTTTATCGGCCCCGGTGGTCTGTTCGCGGTCAAGCGCCAGCCCACGCTGCCGTTTAATGGCTACGGCGAGGAAGTGGCCTCTCTTTACCGCAACATGGATTTAAGGAAGTTTTACTAG
- a CDS encoding lmo0937 family membrane protein yields the protein MLETIIVILVVLWLLGLVSSYTMGGFLHILLVIAVILLILRLVRGRGP from the coding sequence ATGCTCGAGACGATTATCGTTATTCTGGTTGTGCTCTGGCTATTGGGGCTGGTGAGCTCCTATACCATGGGCGGTTTCCTGCACATATTACTGGTGATTGCCGTCATCCTGTTGATCCTGCGCCTGGTGCGCGGTCGCGGGCCATAG